CGACGGGTTCGACTTCAGCGGGATGAAGGCGCTCATACCGCCGATCGCCTGGGCGCCGCGTCGGTGGCACGTCTGCTGCAGCAGCTGGGCGTAGGCCGCCATCGGCGGCACCGTCATCGTCACGTCGGCGCGGTCCGGCAGCACCCACTGCGGTCCGCGCCCACGGAACGTCTTGATGATCGAGAAGATGTAGTCCCACCGGCCAGCATTCAGGCCCGCACAGTGGTCGCGAAGCTCATAGAGGATCTCCTCCATCTCGAAGGCCGCATGGATCGTCTCCACGAGAACAGTCGCGCGGACGGTGCCGTGCGGCAGGCCCAGGTACTCCTCAGTCACGGTGAACACCTCGTCCCACAGCCGTGCTTCGAGGTGGCTCTGCAGCTTGGGAAGGTAGACGTAGGGTCCCTTCCCGCTGGCGACGAGCTCGCGTGCGCACCCGGTGGCGAACAGGGCCCAGTCGACCAGCGAGGCCGAGGCGGGACAGCCCTGGCCAGACTCGTCGACCAACCGCAGGTGCTTCTCGGTCATGTGCCAGCCACGCGGTCGCATGACGATGGTCGTGTCCGCGACGCGGTGCCCTGCCAGCCCGCGTCCGTCCAGGTCCACCGGGAGCACCTCGTAGCGGCGACCGTCAGCAGCCGTGTGGGTCAGCTGCCCCCGGGCGGCATCGCGCAGCACCAGCTGGGAGGTGATCGTGTTCTCCCACGTGGGTGAGCTGGCGTCCTCCATGTCGGCTAGCCAGACCTGTGCGCCGCAGTTCAGCGCATTGATGCCCATCTTCGGCTCGCAAGGACCCGTGATCTCCACGCGGCGGTCCTCCAGGCCGGGGCCAGGACCGGCGACCCGCCAGGTGGGGTCGGCCCTGATGTAAGCCGTCTGCGGCAGGAAGGCGGGGGTCACCCCTCCGTCGATGCGGTGCTGCCGTTCCACACGTGCTCTGAGCAGGTCGTGCCGGCGTCCTGCAAGGCGCCGGTGCAGGTCGGCGACCAGCGCAAGGGCCTCGTCGGTGAGCACCTCGCCTGTCCGCTCGGACTCGCTGCCAAGAACCTCGACGCGCAGGGCGGGGCTGCGTCGGCCTGCCTGCCCGGTCGTCATGGGCGAGGTCCAGGATCGCATCAGCGACACACCACCGCGCGCCCCGTAGTCGTTGCGCCGATGCGATGAGGCGCAGCGC
The nucleotide sequence above comes from Quadrisphaera sp. RL12-1S. Encoded proteins:
- the aceB gene encoding malate synthase A, with the protein product MTTGQAGRRSPALRVEVLGSESERTGEVLTDEALALVADLHRRLAGRRHDLLRARVERQHRIDGGVTPAFLPQTAYIRADPTWRVAGPGPGLEDRRVEITGPCEPKMGINALNCGAQVWLADMEDASSPTWENTITSQLVLRDAARGQLTHTAADGRRYEVLPVDLDGRGLAGHRVADTTIVMRPRGWHMTEKHLRLVDESGQGCPASASLVDWALFATGCARELVASGKGPYVYLPKLQSHLEARLWDEVFTVTEEYLGLPHGTVRATVLVETIHAAFEMEEILYELRDHCAGLNAGRWDYIFSIIKTFRGRGPQWVLPDRADVTMTVPPMAAYAQLLQQTCHRRGAQAIGGMSAFIPLKSNPSVTEQALEKVRADKEREARMGFDGSWVAHPGLVDVARAAFDAELERRERGEQPQASAALPSDARTAERLLDVASVPGRVTSDGLRTNVSAAVRYIAAWLGGTGAVAIDGLMEDAATAEISRAQVWQWIRWGIKTEDGRAVTRGRVEEVLDDVVEWLPRRSDDHVDEAAQVFRQVALGEEFPAFVTTAAYIKHLVAVRV